A single region of the Streptomyces sp. ITFR-16 genome encodes:
- a CDS encoding helix-turn-helix domain-containing protein, producing MGKAYNVMAATCPSRTVLHRIGARWTVFAVNALEDGPMRFTELKAHIRGITPKALTETLRAMEADGLVSRTDRGGNPPHVEYALTGLGRSLLVPLRAVRQWAEAHVPDILAARERSDGASPGSTG from the coding sequence ATGGGCAAGGCGTACAACGTCATGGCGGCGACGTGCCCGAGTCGCACCGTGCTGCACCGCATCGGCGCGCGCTGGACGGTGTTCGCCGTCAACGCGCTGGAGGACGGGCCGATGCGGTTCACCGAGCTCAAAGCGCACATCCGGGGGATCACCCCCAAGGCCCTCACCGAGACCCTGCGCGCCATGGAGGCCGACGGCCTTGTCTCGCGCACCGACCGGGGCGGCAACCCGCCGCACGTCGAATACGCCCTGACCGGGCTCGGCCGTTCCCTGCTGGTTCCGCTGCGTGCCGTACGGCAGTGGGCCGAAGCGCACGTCCCGGACATCCTCGCTGCGCGCGAGCGAAGTGATGGGGCGTCACCCGGCTCCACCGGGTGA